A part of Aegilops tauschii subsp. strangulata cultivar AL8/78 chromosome 2, Aet v6.0, whole genome shotgun sequence genomic DNA contains:
- the LOC109775041 gene encoding transcription factor TGA2.1, which produces MADASSRTDNSTVLDNDGKIYRLEQGQSGGAIMASNSSDRSDRSDKPLDQKTLRRLAQNREAARKSRLRKKSYVQQLESSKLKLAQLEQELQKARQQGIFISSSGDQTHAMSGNGAMTFDLEYTRWLEDQNKQINELRTAVNAHASDSDLRLIVDGIMAHYDEIFKVKGVAAKADVFHILSGMWKTPAERCFLWLGGFRPSELLKLLVNHLEPLTEQQMLGLTNLQQSSQQAEDALSQGMEALQQSLAETLAGSLGSSAGSSGNVANYMGQMAMAMGKLGTLENFLRQADNLRQQTLHQMQRILTIRQASRALLAIHDYFSRLRALSSLWLARPRE; this is translated from the exons ATGGCAGATGCTAGCTCAAGGACTGACAACTCAACTGTTCTAGACAACGACGGCAAGATCTATAGG TTAGAACAAGGACAAAGTGGTGGGGCAATCATGGCTTCTAATTCTTCGGATAGGTCTGACAGGTCCGACAAACCCTTGGACCAAAAG ACATTGCGCCGTCTTGCTCAAAATCGTGAGGCTGCAAGGAAAAGTCGACTGAGGAAGAAG TCATATGTGCAACAGCTAGAAAGCAGCAAGCTGAAGCTTGCACAACTAGAGCAGGAGCTCCAGAAAGCTCGCCAGCAG GGAATCTTCATTTCTAGCTCCGGAGACCAAACCCATGCCATGAGTGGAAATG GAGCAATGactttcgatctagaatacactAGATGGCTTGAGGACCAAAACAAGCAAATCAACGAGTTGAGGACTGCCGTTAATGCTCATGCAAGTGACAGTGACCTGCGCCTTATCGTAGATGGGATAATGGCACATTATGATGAAATATTTAAGGTCAAAGGTGTCGCTGCCAAGGCTGATGTGTTCCATATACTGTCAGGCATGTGGAAGACGCCTGCCGAAAGGTGCTTCCTGTGGCTTGGGGGTTTCCGTCCATCCGAACTCTTAAAG CTCCTGGTGAATCATCTGGAGCCGCTAACCGAGCAGCAGATGTTGGGATTGACCAACCTCCAGCAATCTTCCCAGCAGGCAGAGGATGCACTGTCACAAGGAATGGAAGCATTGCAGCAATCACTGGCAGAGACTTTGGCTGGATCTCTGGGTTCCTCTGCTGGCTCTTCAGGGAATGTTGCAAACTACATGGGTCAGATGGCCATGGCCATGGGCAAGCTTGGAACGCTCGAGAACTTTCTTCGCCAG GCCGACAACCTGCGACAGCAGACCTTGCATCAGATGCAGCGGATCCTGACGATCCGTCAGGCCTCCCGCGCCCTTTTGGCTATACATGACTACTTCTCGCGTTTGCGCGCGCTGAGCTCTCTGTGGCTTGCTAGGCCCAGGGAATAA